The following coding sequences are from one Paenibacillus stellifer window:
- a CDS encoding sugar-binding transcriptional regulator, whose product MDAKPDRKLLVTIAQMYYEDNMTQSEIAQRLGIYRTTISRLLKRVREEGIVKITINYEAGGTSGLERRLVEQFGLKEAVVVPAPSSDTGARLRALGEACGQWVARLARKDEVIGFSWGSAMSMVAGSLPYAGRPFVTFVPMVGGPAGTLDSEYHVNTICYQAAARWGARSRMIDLPAVSERGEMRKLWAESRHYREISGLWDRLGIAVFGIGALRQRGRKEWQAFYGEEAIRELVDGRAAGDICSRFFDQEGNRVRTVLDDRLLTIMPEQLSRARYTIGVAESPEKAEGILGALRSGWMNMLVTTEETAQMILDMEIVD is encoded by the coding sequence ATGGATGCAAAGCCTGATCGAAAGCTGCTGGTTACCATCGCGCAGATGTATTATGAAGACAATATGACACAGAGCGAAATCGCCCAGAGGCTGGGCATCTACCGCACAACCATCAGCCGTCTGCTGAAGAGAGTCCGCGAGGAGGGAATCGTCAAGATTACCATTAATTACGAAGCTGGCGGAACTTCCGGACTGGAGCGGCGTTTGGTGGAACAGTTCGGCCTCAAGGAAGCCGTAGTGGTGCCGGCGCCCAGCAGCGATACCGGTGCAAGATTACGGGCGCTGGGGGAAGCGTGCGGGCAATGGGTAGCGCGGCTCGCGCGCAAAGACGAAGTAATCGGTTTCTCCTGGGGAAGCGCCATGTCAATGGTAGCCGGCAGCTTGCCTTATGCGGGCAGGCCGTTTGTTACCTTCGTGCCGATGGTTGGAGGACCTGCGGGTACGCTGGACAGCGAATACCATGTCAATACCATCTGCTATCAGGCTGCTGCGAGATGGGGAGCAAGGTCGAGAATGATTGATCTTCCAGCTGTTTCGGAGCGGGGTGAAATGCGGAAGCTTTGGGCGGAGTCCAGGCATTACAGGGAAATATCAGGGCTGTGGGACCGTCTGGGTATAGCTGTATTTGGGATCGGAGCCCTGCGGCAGCGGGGCAGAAAAGAGTGGCAGGCGTTCTACGGCGAGGAAGCGATCCGGGAGCTTGTGGATGGCCGGGCGGCAGGCGACATCTGTTCCCGCTTTTTCGATCAGGAAGGCAATCGGGTGCGTACGGTTCTGGACGACAGACTGCTGACAATTATGCCGGAGCAGCTGAGCAGAGCCAGATACACAATAGGTGTCGCCGAATCGCCCGAGAAGGCGGAAGGAATCCTCGGGGCTCTGCGCAGCGGGTGGATGAATATGCTCGTAACGACGGAGGAGACGGCCCAGATGATTTTGGATATGGAAATAGTTGATTAG
- a CDS encoding winged helix-turn-helix transcriptional regulator, translating to MSDQLREEIRNKIVNGDYHCEKELTLSVISGKWKVVILWHLGVEGPHRFSDLQRLFPKISHKILTQQLRELMEDGIVHREVYPDIPPKVEYSMTELGMTLLPIVEMMYEWGKMRIGMIRSELNLESSPEEEEKDCCDRVKCGSQAQG from the coding sequence ATGTCCGACCAATTAAGAGAGGAAATTCGAAACAAGATTGTGAACGGCGACTATCACTGTGAGAAAGAGCTTACTCTTTCGGTGATTAGCGGCAAGTGGAAAGTGGTTATTTTATGGCATTTAGGCGTGGAAGGGCCGCATCGCTTCAGCGATTTGCAGCGGCTTTTTCCTAAAATTTCACATAAAATTCTGACCCAGCAGCTTCGCGAGCTTATGGAGGACGGCATTGTTCACCGGGAAGTCTATCCCGATATTCCGCCAAAAGTGGAGTATTCCATGACGGAGCTCGGAATGACGCTGCTGCCGATCGTCGAAATGATGTACGAATGGGGCAAAATGCGGATCGGAATGATCCGAAGCGAGCTGAATCTTGAGTCATCACCGGAGGAAGAGGAGAAGGACTGCTGTGATCGGGTGAAATGCGGCAGCCAGGCACAGGGATAG
- a CDS encoding DUF6509 family protein: MLTISEYSVEKIRDPFGIISGNRYEFMVKLDVPEDDELYSENGVSVRAVVKEEDGAVSVVTYDVMETTTQKLLDFDLEDDEEEELAVFCREHLPEE; the protein is encoded by the coding sequence ATGCTGACGATTTCAGAGTACAGTGTGGAGAAGATCCGGGACCCTTTCGGCATTATTTCCGGGAACCGTTATGAATTTATGGTCAAGCTGGATGTTCCAGAGGACGATGAGCTCTATTCGGAGAACGGCGTCAGCGTGCGGGCCGTTGTGAAGGAAGAGGACGGAGCGGTCAGCGTCGTGACTTACGATGTGATGGAGACGACGACCCAGAAGCTGCTGGATTTTGATCTGGAGGATGACGAAGAGGAAGAGCTTGCGGTATTCTGCCGGGAGCATCTGCCGGAAGAGTGA
- a CDS encoding glutathionylspermidine synthase family protein, translating into MTRPVFEWIGHQGGGREEAVEKLGEMGFTWADLEDEEYWLDGVAVMRGDVYEELYRASGRLWNVLDKAARYVHGRHDLYSLIGIPEVLWEMLDLIPIPSEGLISRYARFDFAVSDEGVIKLLELNADTPTGYVEASIATPWVCQREGVPTVNGGMPEQVAAAWGEELPDTAACVDYGTHLEDSGTIEALVRHSGLDIACVDCLELTIDDGVVKDGQGRVIERMFALYPKEWMAVDEGGDALAYSVETGQLTLFNNPHSILLQSKGLMAAVWGLYELGLLFDAEDREAIENYMLPTYNKPVFSGNFVSKSMFGREGGSVRLYDPAGSLELEDEDGFDSSALFPSVYQKRAELARIGTPEGELHLLTGMFVINGKPCGLLGRGGGPITGNTSHFIAMGVRPIAQEL; encoded by the coding sequence ATGACAAGGCCTGTATTTGAATGGATCGGCCATCAGGGAGGCGGCCGCGAGGAAGCGGTGGAGAAGCTCGGGGAGATGGGCTTCACCTGGGCCGATCTTGAAGACGAGGAATACTGGCTGGACGGCGTTGCGGTCATGCGCGGAGATGTCTATGAGGAGCTGTATCGGGCCTCCGGGCGTTTGTGGAACGTGCTCGACAAGGCCGCCCGCTATGTGCACGGACGCCATGATCTGTACAGTCTGATTGGCATTCCGGAGGTGCTGTGGGAGATGCTTGATCTGATCCCGATTCCGTCCGAGGGACTGATCAGCCGGTATGCCCGGTTTGATTTTGCCGTGTCGGATGAAGGCGTAATCAAGCTGCTGGAGCTGAACGCGGACACACCGACAGGTTACGTGGAAGCGTCGATCGCGACGCCCTGGGTGTGTCAGAGAGAAGGCGTGCCCACGGTTAACGGGGGAATGCCAGAGCAGGTTGCGGCCGCTTGGGGTGAAGAGTTGCCCGATACCGCGGCTTGCGTCGATTATGGCACTCATCTCGAGGATTCGGGCACGATTGAAGCACTGGTCCGCCACAGCGGTCTCGATATTGCCTGCGTGGACTGTCTGGAGCTGACCATTGACGATGGGGTCGTCAAGGACGGTCAGGGCCGCGTCATTGAGCGGATGTTCGCGCTGTATCCGAAGGAGTGGATGGCCGTCGATGAAGGCGGCGATGCGCTGGCTTATTCGGTTGAGACCGGCCAGCTGACGCTATTCAACAATCCCCATAGCATTCTGCTTCAGTCCAAGGGACTGATGGCCGCGGTATGGGGGCTGTATGAGCTCGGCCTGCTGTTCGACGCCGAAGACCGCGAAGCGATTGAGAACTACATGCTTCCGACTTATAACAAGCCGGTCTTCTCCGGGAACTTCGTCTCCAAGTCGATGTTCGGCCGCGAGGGCGGCTCCGTCCGGCTCTACGACCCTGCGGGAAGCCTGGAGCTGGAGGATGAAGACGGATTCGACAGCAGCGCGCTGTTTCCGTCCGTGTACCAGAAGCGGGCGGAGCTGGCGAGAATCGGGACGCCGGAAGGCGAGCTTCATCTGTTGACCGGCATGTTCGTGATCAACGGGAAGCCGTGCGGCCTGCTGGGCCGGGGCGGCGGACCCATTACCGGAAATACAAGCCACTTTATTGCCATGGGAGTGAGACCAATTGCGCAAGAACTCTAG
- a CDS encoding AEC family transporter — protein MIQTVLSTLYEVIVPLSIPVLAGALLYRYQKLDTKPLLTLYLYFLSPAIILDTLAHAEISYDDIYLTLAFALLNLLVLWVVASGLGRLLKSSAADRAGLTLISALTNSVNYGLPLVLLAFGQAGLDKASVYVISQMIIANTVGVYFAARSSFSVRSAVKSVFSLPAIYAAILALILRSFHLHLPAEVERGVTMAAGAYSPVVLAILGAQMMKVGTMPAVKEGQSVFWTGLVMRLVGGPLLALAVLTLLGVTGTLRSVLFILASMPVAVNAVVLAERFDASPSLVSRCIMWTTLASFAALPVLISAISG, from the coding sequence TTGATTCAGACTGTTCTGTCCACGTTATACGAAGTCATTGTGCCGCTGTCGATTCCCGTCCTCGCCGGGGCGCTGCTCTACCGCTACCAGAAACTCGACACGAAGCCGCTGCTGACGCTGTATCTGTACTTTCTGAGTCCTGCAATTATTCTGGATACGCTCGCGCATGCCGAGATATCATATGATGACATCTATTTGACGCTGGCGTTCGCGCTGCTCAACCTGCTCGTCCTCTGGGTGGTGGCTTCCGGGTTAGGAAGACTGCTGAAGTCATCGGCAGCCGACCGGGCGGGGCTGACCCTGATTTCCGCGCTGACCAACAGCGTCAATTACGGTCTGCCGCTCGTGCTGCTCGCATTTGGTCAGGCGGGTCTGGACAAAGCCTCCGTATACGTAATCTCGCAGATGATCATCGCCAATACGGTCGGGGTGTATTTCGCGGCCCGGTCTTCTTTTTCCGTAAGGAGCGCCGTGAAGTCGGTCTTCTCGCTTCCCGCCATTTACGCCGCCATTCTGGCGCTAATCCTGCGGAGCTTCCATCTTCATCTGCCAGCGGAAGTGGAGAGAGGGGTCACGATGGCCGCAGGCGCGTACTCTCCTGTCGTCCTCGCCATACTGGGCGCCCAAATGATGAAGGTCGGGACGATGCCCGCCGTCAAGGAAGGGCAATCGGTGTTCTGGACGGGCCTCGTTATGCGGCTGGTGGGCGGTCCGCTGCTCGCGCTGGCTGTTCTTACGCTGCTCGGGGTTACAGGCACGCTCCGTTCGGTGCTGTTTATTCTCGCCTCCATGCCGGTGGCGGTGAATGCCGTTGTGCTGGCTGAGCGCTTTGACGCTTCGCCTTCGCTCGTGTCGAGGTGCATCATGTGGACGACCCTCGCTTCTTTTGCTGCCCTGCCGGTTCTGATCTCGGCGATAAGCGGATGA
- the rpiA gene encoding ribose 5-phosphate isomerase A, with protein sequence MKDDELKQACAKAALTFIEDGTVIGLGGGSTVSYLIGYIKESGINVKVVTPSFKTRMLCLKSGLNVLHTGSVSKLAVAFDGCDEVDEDFNALKSGGGIHTREKLVARMADRYILLADAGKVVNHLTFQKPVVLEVLEDALAYTEAEAVRLGGRAVLRRSEAKDGYTATEDGNPLLDIFFSHVDNISELQLQLKSIPGVVETSLFTEEVTDVLIAAEDGISWLSKYPITEGELQ encoded by the coding sequence ATGAAAGACGACGAACTGAAGCAAGCATGCGCCAAAGCGGCGCTTACTTTTATCGAAGACGGAACCGTAATCGGGCTTGGGGGCGGAAGCACCGTTTCTTATCTGATCGGCTATATTAAGGAGAGCGGCATTAACGTCAAGGTGGTCACCCCATCCTTCAAGACCCGGATGCTGTGCCTGAAGAGCGGCCTGAACGTGCTGCATACAGGCTCTGTCAGCAAGCTCGCTGTTGCTTTTGACGGATGCGATGAAGTCGACGAGGATTTCAATGCGCTGAAGAGCGGCGGAGGCATTCATACGAGGGAGAAGCTTGTTGCGCGGATGGCGGACCGCTACATTCTGCTGGCCGACGCCGGCAAAGTCGTTAACCATCTAACCTTCCAGAAGCCGGTTGTGCTGGAGGTGCTGGAGGACGCGCTCGCCTATACGGAAGCCGAAGCCGTCAGACTCGGCGGCAGAGCGGTTCTTCGCCGCAGCGAAGCCAAGGACGGGTACACAGCCACCGAGGACGGCAACCCGCTGCTGGATATTTTTTTCAGCCATGTAGACAATATCAGCGAGCTGCAGCTGCAGCTTAAATCCATTCCCGGCGTTGTGGAGACATCGCTGTTCACCGAAGAAGTAACTGATGTGCTGATCGCAGCCGAAGATGGGATCTCCTGGCTGTCGAAATATCCGATCACGGAGGGGGAGTTACAATGA
- a CDS encoding Gfo/Idh/MocA family protein, whose protein sequence is MSGIKWGLIGPGAIAQEFAQAMKETGGTLNAVSSRSLEKAKSFAEQYGAAGAYGDYRKMLRDSEIDAVYISTPHSNHYEYIIESLRQGKHVLAEKAITVNIGQLREIASLAKANGLVVAEAMTIYHMPLYAKLRQIVEEGEIGPLKMIQVSFGSHKEYDVNNRFFSKELAGGALLDIGTYALSFARFFLSRQPNEVLTTYKPFETGVDEQSGILLKNSADELAVISLTMRAKMPKRGIVAGENGFITVDNFPRASQAVVQYPDGTQDMILAGDTALALQYEIRDMEEAIRTGRTDTLGLSLDVMEIMSRVREQWGLSYPFE, encoded by the coding sequence ATGAGCGGCATCAAATGGGGCCTTATCGGCCCGGGCGCCATTGCGCAGGAGTTCGCCCAGGCCATGAAGGAGACCGGCGGGACGCTGAATGCAGTGAGCTCGCGTTCCCTGGAGAAAGCAAAGAGCTTCGCCGAGCAATACGGCGCCGCAGGAGCTTATGGAGATTACCGCAAAATGCTGCGCGATTCCGAAATCGACGCTGTCTATATCTCCACTCCGCACAGCAACCACTACGAATATATTATAGAGAGCTTGCGGCAGGGCAAGCATGTGCTTGCAGAAAAAGCGATAACCGTCAATATCGGCCAGCTCCGGGAAATCGCCTCGCTCGCCAAGGCGAACGGTCTGGTCGTGGCTGAAGCGATGACGATTTACCACATGCCCCTGTATGCGAAACTGCGGCAGATCGTCGAAGAGGGCGAAATCGGACCGCTGAAGATGATCCAGGTATCCTTCGGCAGCCATAAAGAATATGACGTGAACAACCGTTTCTTCAGTAAAGAGCTTGCCGGCGGGGCGCTGCTCGACATCGGCACCTATGCACTGTCGTTCGCAAGATTCTTCTTGTCGCGTCAGCCTAATGAAGTGCTTACCACCTACAAGCCATTCGAAACCGGTGTCGACGAACAATCCGGCATTCTGCTCAAGAATTCGGCGGATGAATTGGCCGTCATATCCCTGACCATGCGGGCCAAGATGCCCAAGCGGGGCATCGTTGCCGGAGAGAACGGCTTCATTACCGTTGATAATTTCCCCCGCGCTTCCCAAGCGGTTGTTCAGTATCCGGACGGAACCCAGGACATGATTCTGGCCGGAGATACCGCTCTGGCGCTGCAGTATGAGATCCGGGATATGGAGGAAGCCATCCGCACGGGGAGAACGGACACGCTCGGGCTGTCGCTTGACGTGATGGAGATTATGAGCAGGGTCAGAGAACAGTGGGGGCTCTCCTATCCTTTTGAATAA
- a CDS encoding xanthine phosphoribosyltransferase, with product MKVLEERIRQDGRILSNTVLKVDSFLNHQVDTTLVLEIGREFARIFGGRPITKVLTIEASGIQFAMAASIALGVPFVYAKKKKAVTQEGEVYSAPVHSFTRGESYLVSISRQYLGPDDKVLIVDDFLATGAALVCLADIVQESGAELLGVGCVIEKSFQEGRGLLEERGIEVHALARIASMAPGEIVFIGNEAVIG from the coding sequence ATGAAGGTATTGGAAGAGCGCATTAGACAGGACGGCCGGATTTTGTCGAATACGGTGCTTAAGGTGGATTCATTCCTCAATCATCAGGTGGACACCACGCTGGTGCTGGAGATTGGCCGGGAGTTCGCAAGGATTTTCGGCGGCAGGCCGATTACGAAGGTGTTGACGATCGAAGCGAGCGGCATCCAGTTCGCGATGGCGGCTTCGATAGCGCTGGGTGTTCCGTTTGTCTATGCGAAGAAAAAGAAAGCCGTCACCCAGGAAGGCGAAGTCTATTCGGCTCCGGTGCATTCGTTCACCCGTGGAGAGTCGTACCTGGTGAGCATTTCGCGGCAGTATCTCGGTCCGGACGACAAGGTGCTGATCGTCGACGATTTCCTCGCCACGGGAGCGGCGCTGGTCTGCCTGGCCGATATTGTACAAGAATCGGGCGCCGAGCTGCTGGGCGTTGGTTGCGTCATCGAGAAGAGCTTCCAGGAAGGACGCGGACTGCTCGAGGAGAGAGGCATCGAGGTACATGCGCTGGCGCGGATCGCCTCCATGGCTCCGGGCGAGATTGTTTTTATCGGGAATGAAGCGGTTATCGGGTAA
- a CDS encoding EcsC family protein, translating to MEEINTRGARLETPEELREALNEISQWEKDQKHLMIWERFTRLPFKILDKLTPRVVHEALGKLLDEIGGFIQNGGNYLVAGRKVGEMIEEASREAGGTGAGPYPLAVMDEAALRLSKSRSNYAMAQGATTGIGGMFTLAADIPAVLGLSLKAIQEIGLCYGYNPLDKEERIFAVKVMQVASAETASRQAILEELDAEMGIGGELGGGEGAAVSKIQGWREVIASYRDSWSSKKLLQVIPVAGMFFGAYTNREMLKSVTETAMMLYRKRRILARLAKEEPSPKG from the coding sequence ATGGAGGAAATAAATACCCGCGGTGCAAGGCTGGAGACGCCGGAAGAGCTCCGCGAGGCGCTGAATGAGATTAGTCAGTGGGAGAAGGATCAGAAGCATCTGATGATTTGGGAAAGGTTCACCCGGCTGCCTTTCAAAATTCTCGACAAGCTCACGCCCCGGGTCGTTCATGAAGCACTGGGGAAGCTGCTGGACGAGATAGGCGGCTTCATCCAGAACGGCGGCAATTATCTGGTCGCTGGCCGCAAGGTGGGCGAAATGATCGAAGAGGCCAGCCGCGAAGCCGGAGGAACGGGAGCGGGGCCGTACCCTCTGGCCGTTATGGATGAAGCGGCGCTGCGGCTGTCCAAGAGCCGGAGCAATTATGCCATGGCGCAGGGAGCCACGACGGGCATCGGCGGCATGTTCACGCTGGCGGCCGACATCCCAGCCGTGCTCGGCCTCTCGCTGAAGGCCATACAGGAAATCGGACTCTGCTACGGATATAACCCGCTGGACAAAGAGGAACGCATCTTTGCCGTCAAGGTGATGCAGGTCGCCTCCGCCGAAACAGCCTCCAGGCAGGCGATTTTGGAGGAGCTGGACGCGGAGATGGGCATAGGCGGGGAATTGGGCGGCGGCGAAGGAGCCGCTGTATCGAAAATCCAGGGATGGCGTGAGGTCATCGCTTCCTACCGGGACAGCTGGAGCTCGAAGAAGCTGCTTCAAGTCATTCCCGTCGCCGGCATGTTCTTCGGCGCCTACACGAACCGTGAAATGCTGAAAAGCGTGACGGAGACGGCCATGATGCTCTACCGCAAGCGGAGAATTCTTGCCAGACTGGCGAAAGAAGAACCTTCGCCTAAAGGCTGA
- a CDS encoding ArsR/SmtB family transcription factor, producing MEAAEKHDVFQAIADPTRRQVLMLLAEKERPISDIAAHFPVSRTAIVKHLHVLAEAELVSGRKVGREKLYRLQPGPLEEIRDWLAYYERFWSNKLSILKHITENEL from the coding sequence ATGGAGGCGGCGGAGAAGCATGATGTGTTCCAGGCGATTGCCGATCCGACCCGCAGACAGGTGCTGATGCTCCTTGCCGAGAAAGAACGGCCGATTTCCGACATCGCGGCTCATTTTCCCGTCAGCCGGACTGCCATTGTGAAGCATCTGCATGTGCTAGCCGAGGCGGAGCTGGTCAGCGGCCGCAAAGTCGGCCGGGAGAAGCTGTATCGTCTTCAGCCCGGTCCGCTGGAAGAGATCAGGGATTGGCTCGCCTACTATGAGCGCTTCTGGAGCAATAAATTGTCCATTTTGAAGCATATCACCGAGAACGAGCTGTAA
- a CDS encoding SRPBCC family protein: MDLNNEQNLPDVVQTVTIEAPIEKVWSKVSTAEGIAQWFMPNDFKAEVGHEFHIQSPFGASPCKVTEVNPPYGLSFDWDTEGWTVTFKLKDLGDRTEFTLIHGGWKRPDELVGKAKEKASVIRDRMAGGWVAIVQERLKKAIEA; this comes from the coding sequence ATGGATTTGAATAACGAGCAGAATCTGCCTGACGTCGTGCAGACGGTAACGATTGAAGCACCGATTGAGAAGGTGTGGAGTAAGGTTTCAACCGCCGAGGGGATTGCCCAGTGGTTTATGCCGAATGATTTCAAGGCAGAGGTCGGACATGAATTTCATATTCAATCGCCGTTCGGGGCTTCGCCCTGCAAAGTAACGGAGGTGAATCCGCCTTACGGGCTGTCCTTTGACTGGGATACGGAAGGGTGGACGGTTACATTCAAGCTCAAGGATCTGGGAGACCGGACGGAGTTCACGCTGATTCACGGCGGCTGGAAGCGGCCGGATGAGCTGGTCGGCAAGGCGAAAGAGAAGGCTTCCGTTATCCGCGACCGGATGGCCGGCGGCTGGGTTGCCATCGTGCAGGAACGCTTGAAGAAAGCGATCGAAGCCTAA
- a CDS encoding DUF350 domain-containing protein: MTDVINILVSVAVIIVLQLVGMLIFSWMTPFKDLEELKKGNTAVGLALGGKFLATAIILGVAAYTNTSIWFMALWFAVGYVCLVAAYWIFELVTINFRVSEQLKEGNVAVGTLLCMVFIGTAFAISSLII, encoded by the coding sequence ATGACGGATGTGATTAATATTCTGGTAAGTGTGGCAGTAATCATCGTTCTCCAGCTGGTCGGGATGCTCATATTCAGCTGGATGACACCGTTTAAGGATCTGGAAGAGCTGAAAAAAGGCAATACGGCCGTCGGCCTGGCGCTGGGCGGGAAGTTTCTCGCAACCGCCATTATTCTCGGCGTGGCGGCCTATACCAATACATCGATCTGGTTCATGGCGTTGTGGTTCGCGGTCGGGTATGTGTGCCTGGTGGCGGCATACTGGATTTTTGAACTGGTGACGATCAATTTCCGGGTGTCGGAGCAGCTGAAAGAAGGCAATGTGGCGGTCGGAACGCTGCTGTGCATGGTGTTTATCGGTACGGCCTTTGCGATCAGCAGTCTGATTATTTAA
- a CDS encoding MmcQ/YjbR family DNA-binding protein, with amino-acid sequence MDKEKIIDYCLTCPAAYEDYPFDENWTAIRHKGNNKIFAMIYNYNGHLCMNLKCEPARADILRSIFEDVKPGYHMNKTHWNTVILDGSMQDDDIFEMVQHSFQLTRPKVKKGKANPPQF; translated from the coding sequence ATGGATAAAGAGAAAATAATAGATTATTGTCTGACTTGTCCAGCTGCATATGAAGACTATCCTTTTGACGAGAATTGGACGGCAATTCGCCACAAGGGCAACAACAAAATTTTCGCAATGATCTACAACTATAACGGGCATCTGTGCATGAACCTCAAGTGTGAGCCTGCCAGAGCCGATATCCTCCGCAGCATTTTTGAAGATGTAAAACCAGGTTACCATATGAACAAAACGCACTGGAACACCGTTATTTTGGATGGCAGCATGCAGGATGATGATATTTTTGAAATGGTGCAGCATAGCTTTCAGCTTACGAGACCCAAAGTGAAAAAGGGAAAGGCAAACCCGCCGCAATTTTAA
- a CDS encoding copper amine oxidase N-terminal domain-containing protein, with amino-acid sequence MKARRLTAALLAAALALGAGEAYAAGSAPILLNYKNLGLSEKAKVSAGVTWVPLKALAADMGYSVVWNPSAKMVVLTRPDRQITLMAGSQEAKVNGAAVKLAQPFRNDAGVLSVPLVGGAVLLGGKVWRDPASGNLNILDAPRYVTAAASGTVYWVSQQSGEVYVSSGGEPKLAGKLPVKASSYLHGLEIRRLSGTVNLLTLSDNHYAMFTNFSNVYQAVIQGGVITLQKDYHLSMSAYDLKLAVPSTQTFLRDGESVQYLGKDGAPGKAYDILGLTGSTGQFTVEYAAPDALVVRLVDNAHLYVIDPSTDKAVNLTKELTEPEDWRDWEHSDGWDVYVLQRMLTLKKREGDVLTFTYGSFTNDTVWKVTYKLK; translated from the coding sequence ATGAAAGCAAGAAGACTAACGGCCGCCTTGCTGGCCGCGGCACTTGCGCTTGGGGCAGGAGAGGCTTACGCGGCGGGATCGGCGCCGATTTTGCTGAATTATAAAAATTTGGGTTTGTCAGAGAAAGCGAAGGTATCTGCGGGAGTTACCTGGGTTCCGTTAAAGGCTCTTGCCGCGGATATGGGATATTCGGTGGTCTGGAATCCATCTGCGAAAATGGTGGTGCTGACTCGTCCGGACCGTCAGATCACATTGATGGCAGGGTCCCAAGAGGCCAAGGTGAATGGAGCGGCGGTGAAGCTGGCGCAGCCATTCCGCAATGATGCGGGAGTTCTGAGCGTGCCTCTTGTCGGCGGCGCGGTTCTCCTGGGCGGCAAGGTGTGGCGCGATCCGGCAAGCGGAAATTTGAACATTCTCGATGCACCCCGTTATGTGACAGCGGCGGCATCCGGAACGGTCTACTGGGTGTCCCAGCAGTCGGGCGAGGTGTATGTATCGAGTGGCGGGGAGCCCAAGCTGGCCGGCAAGCTTCCGGTCAAGGCTTCTTCGTACTTGCATGGACTGGAAATCCGAAGACTGTCTGGGACGGTTAATCTGCTGACGCTCAGCGACAATCATTACGCCATGTTCACGAATTTCAGCAATGTGTATCAGGCGGTCATTCAGGGCGGGGTCATCACGCTGCAAAAAGACTACCATCTCTCCATGTCGGCTTACGACTTGAAGCTGGCCGTTCCTTCAACGCAAACATTCCTCCGGGATGGGGAAAGCGTGCAATATCTGGGTAAAGACGGCGCTCCGGGCAAAGCCTACGATATACTTGGTCTTACGGGCAGCACCGGCCAGTTCACTGTTGAATACGCCGCTCCCGACGCGCTGGTGGTTCGCCTCGTCGATAACGCGCATCTGTATGTGATCGATCCGTCAACGGATAAGGCCGTCAATTTGACCAAGGAGCTGACGGAGCCGGAAGATTGGAGAGATTGGGAGCATTCCGACGGGTGGGATGTGTATGTGCTGCAGCGCATGCTGACATTGAAGAAGCGGGAAGGGGATGTGCTGACCTTTACCTACGGATCTTTCACCAACGATACGGTGTGGAAAGTCACCTATAAGTTGAAATAA
- a CDS encoding DJ-1/PfpI family protein: MTKQALLIIPPDRFNEDELFLPKAELEQAGIVVTVASTKTGEITGDNQGKAVAEAVFSDLPTGDYDVVAVIGGSGTIDYLWGDDKLQQYVKEAYDRNILVAGICAGSVAVVKTGLLKGRQATCYPVDVMIDQLKANDVDYVVEHVVAHDDIITSDGPEGARAFGQALVEALSTKANA; the protein is encoded by the coding sequence ATGACTAAACAAGCGCTGCTTATTATTCCGCCGGACCGGTTCAATGAAGACGAGCTGTTTCTTCCGAAGGCCGAACTGGAGCAGGCGGGAATCGTCGTTACGGTGGCAAGCACCAAGACCGGAGAAATTACCGGAGACAACCAGGGAAAGGCGGTAGCCGAAGCCGTATTCTCCGATCTGCCCACCGGGGACTACGACGTCGTGGCGGTCATCGGCGGGTCGGGAACGATTGATTATTTGTGGGGCGATGACAAGCTTCAACAGTATGTAAAAGAGGCTTACGACCGGAACATTCTCGTTGCCGGCATTTGCGCAGGCTCCGTAGCTGTGGTGAAGACGGGGCTGCTCAAGGGCCGTCAGGCCACCTGCTACCCGGTCGATGTCATGATCGATCAGCTGAAGGCGAACGATGTGGACTACGTGGTTGAGCATGTCGTCGCGCATGACGATATCATCACAAGCGACGGCCCGGAAGGCGCCCGCGCGTTCGGTCAAGCACTGGTGGAAGCGCTCAGTACCAAGGCGAATGCCTGA